A region of Dermochelys coriacea isolate rDerCor1 chromosome 1, rDerCor1.pri.v4, whole genome shotgun sequence DNA encodes the following proteins:
- the RHNO1 gene encoding RAD9, HUS1, RAD1-interacting nuclear orphan protein 1 isoform X1 — MPPKKKCIRQAHKAQLQFLETPREGPTHHYGSPLPLAENPRHVSTKPLDQNASISWVSPQFESTVSTGFKRCQKQHHVARSFQNWDDSRGFLHVGGVCRKRTVCKVPPLMFEVPQAHSYAGATGYSDSCGNPGNCAKTCHIQPKRGTAAKPSTSMGKPQSCGKGASQFPNQDAEPDVFSPPDLRTPELPSVRSYGCNGTLPQMNTLSPNPHSGLDLCADTTESFEPTSVLVKDTTESFEPTSVLVKDTPEHEYGVKVTWRKRSHLMRYLREKGMLSPSDILVKTVTADPSQC, encoded by the exons ATGCCTCCAAAGAAGAAATGCATCCGCCAGGCCCACAAGGCACAACTGCAGTTCCTTGAAACCCCAAGAGAGGGGCCTACGCATCACTATGGATCTCCGCTGCCTTTGGCTGAGAACCCAAGACATGTTTCTACCAAACCTCTAGACCAGAATGCCTCTATCTCATGG GTATCTCCACAGTTTGAAAGCACTGTGTCAACAGGCTTCAAGAGATGTCAGAAGCAGCACCATGTTGCCCGCAGCTTCCAGAACTGGGATGATAGTCGTGGTTTCCTCCATGTGGGAGGAGTGTGTCGGAAACGCACAGTCTGCAAAGTTCCTCCTTTAATGTTTGAGGTTCCACAGGCACACTCCTATGCTGGAGCAACAGGGTACTCAGACTCTTGTGGTAACCCCGGGAATTGTGCAAAGACATGCCATATCCAGCCAAAGAGGGGCACTGCAGCAAAGCCCAGTACCTCAATGGGCAAGCCTCAGAGCTGTGGAAAAGGGGCCTCTCAGTTTCCTAATCAGGATGCTGAGCCAGATGTTTTCAGTCCACCAGATCTACGGACTCCAGAGCTGCCCTCTGTGAGAAGCTATGGATGCAATGGTACTTTACCACAGATGAACACCCTCTCTCCAAATCCACATAGTGGCCTTGATCTCTGTGCTGACACCACTGAGAGCTTTGAGCCAACATCTGTACTGGTCAAGGATACCACTGAGAGCTTTGAGCCAACATCTGTACTGGTCAAGGATACCCCAGAGCATGAGTACGGAGTGAAGGTAACATGGAGAAAACGGTCTCACCTAATGAGATACCTGAGGGAGAAGGGGATGCTGAGCCCAAGTGACATCCTAGTGAAGACTGTAACTGCTGATCCCAGTCAGTGCTGA
- the RHNO1 gene encoding RAD9, HUS1, RAD1-interacting nuclear orphan protein 1 isoform X2: protein MPPKKKCIRQAHKAQLQFLETPREGPTHHYGSPLPLAENPRHVSTKPLDQNASISWVSPQFESTVSTGFKRCQKQHHVARSFQNWDDSRGFLHVGGVCRKRTVCKVPPLMFEVPQAHSYAGATGYSDSCGNPGNCAKTCHIQPKRGTAAKPSTSMGKPQSCGKGASQFPNQDAEPDVFSPPDLRTPELPSVRSYGCNGTLPQMNTLSPNPHSGLDLCADTTESFEPTSVLVKDTPEHEYGVKVTWRKRSHLMRYLREKGMLSPSDILVKTVTADPSQC, encoded by the exons ATGCCTCCAAAGAAGAAATGCATCCGCCAGGCCCACAAGGCACAACTGCAGTTCCTTGAAACCCCAAGAGAGGGGCCTACGCATCACTATGGATCTCCGCTGCCTTTGGCTGAGAACCCAAGACATGTTTCTACCAAACCTCTAGACCAGAATGCCTCTATCTCATGG GTATCTCCACAGTTTGAAAGCACTGTGTCAACAGGCTTCAAGAGATGTCAGAAGCAGCACCATGTTGCCCGCAGCTTCCAGAACTGGGATGATAGTCGTGGTTTCCTCCATGTGGGAGGAGTGTGTCGGAAACGCACAGTCTGCAAAGTTCCTCCTTTAATGTTTGAGGTTCCACAGGCACACTCCTATGCTGGAGCAACAGGGTACTCAGACTCTTGTGGTAACCCCGGGAATTGTGCAAAGACATGCCATATCCAGCCAAAGAGGGGCACTGCAGCAAAGCCCAGTACCTCAATGGGCAAGCCTCAGAGCTGTGGAAAAGGGGCCTCTCAGTTTCCTAATCAGGATGCTGAGCCAGATGTTTTCAGTCCACCAGATCTACGGACTCCAGAGCTGCCCTCTGTGAGAAGCTATGGATGCAATGGTACTTTACCACAGATGAACACCCTCTCTCCAAATCCACATAGTGGCCTTGATCTCTGTGCT GATACCACTGAGAGCTTTGAGCCAACATCTGTACTGGTCAAGGATACCCCAGAGCATGAGTACGGAGTGAAGGTAACATGGAGAAAACGGTCTCACCTAATGAGATACCTGAGGGAGAAGGGGATGCTGAGCCCAAGTGACATCCTAGTGAAGACTGTAACTGCTGATCCCAGTCAGTGCTGA